A genome region from Crossiella equi includes the following:
- a CDS encoding AMP-dependent synthetase/ligase — translation MREFSVPATATVAVEENLTDMVWANAERFATAVSFRRRVDGTWLDVTAKEFLTEVVAAAKGLIAAGLEQGDRIGLLSKTRYEWTLLDYAIWAAGLVSVPIYETSSAQQMDWILSDSGAKAVIVETSAHRSTLDGVRGNLPELAHVWQIEGGAVELLTEAGKDVPDSAVQERRTALKADDLATIIYTSGTTGRPKGCELTHRNLLAEIRADIAAFPELLQAGNSLLAFLPLAHVLARVLAVCSVYTRTTVGHTADVKNLVADLGTFRPTFVVSVPRVFEKVYNGAKQKAHAEGKGKIFDIAEATAVAYSEALDHGGAGLGLKLKHALFDKLVYVKLRNALGGRCKAAVSGGAPLGARLAHFFRGVGVTVYEGYGLTETSAAACVNTKEASRIGSVGKPVGGTSVRIGEDGEVLIKGDIVFGRYWRNEAATEESVREGWFHTGDLGELDEQGFLSITGRKKEIIVTAGGKNVAPAVLEDRLRSHPLISQCMVVGDRQPFIAALVTIDPEFFPAWKQQHGKSAEASVSDLIEDADLRGEVEAAVAEANQAVSNAEAIKKFRILPVDFTEAGGELTPSLKLRRNVVNETYATEISGMYS, via the coding sequence GTGCGAGAGTTCAGCGTCCCGGCCACCGCCACCGTGGCCGTCGAGGAAAACCTCACCGACATGGTCTGGGCCAACGCCGAGCGGTTCGCCACAGCCGTGAGCTTCCGGCGGCGGGTGGACGGCACCTGGCTGGACGTCACCGCCAAGGAGTTCCTGACCGAGGTGGTGGCCGCGGCCAAGGGGCTCATCGCCGCCGGGCTGGAGCAGGGCGACCGCATCGGCCTGCTGTCCAAGACCCGCTACGAGTGGACGTTGCTGGACTACGCGATCTGGGCCGCGGGCCTGGTCAGCGTGCCGATCTACGAGACCTCCTCCGCGCAGCAGATGGACTGGATCCTGTCCGACTCCGGGGCCAAGGCCGTCATCGTGGAGACCTCGGCGCACCGCAGCACCCTCGACGGCGTGCGCGGCAACCTGCCCGAGCTGGCCCACGTGTGGCAGATCGAGGGCGGCGCGGTCGAGCTGCTCACCGAGGCGGGCAAGGACGTGCCGGACAGCGCCGTGCAGGAGCGCCGCACCGCGCTCAAGGCCGACGACCTGGCCACGATCATCTACACCTCCGGCACCACCGGCCGGCCCAAGGGCTGCGAGCTCACCCACCGCAACCTGCTGGCCGAGATCCGCGCCGACATCGCCGCGTTCCCGGAGCTGCTCCAGGCGGGCAACTCGCTGCTGGCCTTCCTGCCGCTCGCGCACGTGCTGGCCCGCGTGCTCGCGGTGTGCTCGGTGTACACGCGCACCACGGTCGGCCACACCGCCGACGTGAAGAACCTGGTCGCCGACCTCGGCACGTTCCGCCCGACCTTCGTGGTGTCGGTGCCGCGCGTGTTCGAGAAGGTCTACAACGGCGCCAAGCAGAAGGCCCACGCCGAGGGCAAGGGCAAGATCTTCGACATCGCCGAGGCCACCGCGGTCGCCTACAGCGAGGCGCTGGACCACGGCGGCGCGGGGCTGGGCCTCAAGCTCAAGCACGCCCTGTTCGACAAGCTGGTCTACGTCAAGCTGCGCAACGCCCTGGGCGGCCGCTGCAAGGCCGCGGTCTCCGGCGGCGCCCCGCTCGGCGCCCGCCTGGCGCACTTCTTCCGCGGCGTCGGCGTCACCGTCTACGAGGGCTACGGCCTCACCGAGACCAGCGCCGCGGCCTGCGTGAACACCAAGGAGGCCAGCCGCATCGGCTCGGTCGGCAAGCCGGTCGGCGGCACCTCGGTGCGCATCGGCGAGGACGGCGAGGTCCTGATCAAGGGCGACATCGTCTTCGGGCGGTACTGGCGCAACGAGGCGGCCACCGAGGAGTCGGTGCGCGAGGGCTGGTTCCACACCGGCGACCTCGGCGAGCTGGACGAGCAGGGCTTCCTCAGCATCACCGGCCGCAAGAAGGAGATCATCGTCACCGCGGGCGGCAAGAACGTGGCCCCGGCGGTGCTGGAGGACCGGCTGCGCTCGCACCCGCTGATCAGCCAGTGCATGGTGGTCGGCGACCGGCAGCCGTTCATCGCCGCCCTGGTCACCATCGACCCGGAGTTCTTCCCGGCCTGGAAGCAGCAGCACGGCAAGTCCGCCGAGGCCAGCGTGTCCGACCTGATCGAGGACGCCGACCTGCGCGGCGAGGTGGAGGCCGCGGTCGCCGAGGCCAACCAGGCGGTGTCCAACGCCGAGGCGATCAAGAAGTTCCGGATCCTGCCGGTGGACTTCACCGAGGCGGGCGGCGAGCTGACCCCGAGCCTGAAGCTGCGGCGCAACGTGGTGAACGAGACCTACGCGACCGAGATCAGCGGGATGTACAGCTGA
- a CDS encoding polyketide cyclase / dehydrase and lipid transport, which translates to MPSVDVVDELFITVPPAVLATNLADSTKWPTYWPDLSLQVYADRGEEGLRWTVTGALTGTMEVWLERVLDGTVVHYFLRADRPGDTPFTAREAQRETVRRQRAQKQVAFGWKDLFEDGRLPGEAPATA; encoded by the coding sequence ATGCCTTCCGTGGACGTGGTCGACGAGCTCTTCATCACCGTGCCCCCGGCCGTCCTGGCGACAAACCTGGCCGACTCCACCAAGTGGCCCACCTACTGGCCCGATCTCTCCCTCCAGGTGTACGCCGACCGGGGGGAGGAGGGCCTGCGCTGGACCGTCACGGGCGCGCTGACCGGCACCATGGAGGTCTGGCTGGAGCGCGTGCTGGACGGCACGGTCGTGCACTACTTCCTCCGCGCCGACCGCCCCGGGGACACGCCGTTCACCGCGCGCGAGGCGCAGCGGGAGACCGTGCGGCGGCAGCGGGCGCAGAAGCAGGTCGCCTTCGGCTGGAAGGACCTGTTCGAGGACGGCAGGCTGCCTGGCGAGGCCCCCGCGACCGCCTGA
- a CDS encoding DUF1801 domain-containing protein codes for MQSSANTPEQYLAELPAARREAVEAVRQVVLANLPDGYEEGMDFGMLSYHVPLSRYPKTYNGHPLGYVALASQKQYMSLYLSGLYCVPGAESEFRERFLATGRELDMGKSCVRFRKVEDLPLELVAEVVASTSPEEYIEVYERSRGLR; via the coding sequence ATGCAGAGCAGCGCGAACACCCCGGAGCAGTACCTGGCGGAGCTGCCCGCGGCCCGCCGCGAGGCCGTCGAGGCGGTCCGGCAGGTGGTCCTGGCCAACCTGCCGGACGGTTACGAGGAGGGCATGGACTTCGGCATGCTCTCCTACCACGTGCCGCTGTCGCGGTACCCGAAGACCTACAACGGCCACCCGCTGGGCTACGTGGCGCTGGCCAGCCAGAAGCAGTACATGTCGCTGTACCTGTCCGGCCTCTACTGCGTCCCGGGCGCCGAGTCGGAGTTCCGGGAACGCTTCCTGGCCACCGGGCGCGAGCTCGACATGGGCAAGTCGTGCGTGCGGTTCCGGAAGGTCGAGGACCTGCCGCTGGAGCTGGTCGCGGAGGTCGTGGCCTCGACCTCGCCGGAGGAGTACATCGAGGTGTACGAGCGGTCGCGGGGCCTGCGGTGA
- a CDS encoding Uma2 family endonuclease, translating to MTRAAGVVPFRSLTIEDYLRLGETECGYTELVEGRLVIAQNPGARHHVVCHRLADQLERQLPGTLQAIYGVDVDLELAPPGGPGSSLRPDLVIVDEQARLRVRTEGGMPRAREVRVVVEVASEDSRRTDTVSKRSEYADAGIPHYWVVDLASPVSLLACPQGAEVTGVFTTDAPFPITIDLDRLD from the coding sequence GTGACAAGAGCGGCTGGTGTGGTCCCGTTCCGCTCCCTCACCATCGAGGACTACCTCCGGTTGGGCGAGACCGAGTGCGGTTACACCGAGCTCGTCGAAGGCCGCCTGGTGATCGCGCAGAACCCAGGCGCTCGGCACCACGTGGTCTGTCACCGGCTCGCGGACCAGCTCGAACGGCAGCTGCCGGGCACCCTCCAGGCGATCTACGGAGTCGACGTCGACCTGGAGCTGGCGCCACCGGGCGGACCGGGGTCATCGCTACGGCCGGATCTGGTCATCGTCGACGAGCAAGCCCGCCTACGGGTGCGTACCGAAGGCGGGATGCCGCGGGCCAGGGAAGTGCGCGTGGTGGTCGAGGTGGCCTCAGAGGACTCGCGGCGCACCGACACGGTGTCCAAGCGGAGCGAGTACGCCGACGCGGGGATCCCGCACTACTGGGTCGTCGACCTCGCGTCCCCCGTCTCCCTCCTGGCGTGCCCACAGGGAGCCGAGGTCACCGGCGTCTTCACCACCGACGCCCCCTTCCCGATCACGATCGACCTGGACCGCCTCGACTGA
- a CDS encoding metallophosphoesterase family protein, which translates to MRVHVVSDVHGNAEALARAGDGADALVILGDLLDFVDYHDHRRGIFGTVFGAEKVRRFAELRKGGRRGEAGQFIRSLWAGLDDAAAVIEEAARDQYARLFGALTAPTWATPGNVDLPYLWKEFTGPDVHVLDGDVAEIGGLRFGFVGGALLLPGTRLPEKAPWLPYLRSAEDYTEAVLDLPQVDVLCTHAPPALADLTYDVVARRAELGSEGILTFIERHQPRWSVFGHVHQPLAQRMRVGRTECVNVGHFQRRERAYALRW; encoded by the coding sequence GTGCGAGTTCATGTCGTCTCCGACGTCCACGGCAACGCGGAAGCCCTGGCCAGGGCGGGGGACGGCGCGGACGCGCTGGTCATCCTCGGTGACCTGCTGGACTTCGTCGACTACCACGACCACCGGCGCGGGATCTTCGGCACGGTGTTCGGGGCGGAGAAGGTCCGGCGGTTCGCCGAGCTGCGCAAGGGCGGCAGGCGCGGGGAGGCCGGGCAGTTCATCCGGTCGCTGTGGGCCGGGCTGGACGACGCCGCGGCGGTGATCGAGGAGGCCGCGCGCGACCAGTACGCCCGGCTGTTCGGGGCCCTGACCGCGCCGACCTGGGCCACGCCCGGCAACGTGGACCTGCCGTACCTGTGGAAGGAGTTCACCGGGCCCGACGTGCACGTCCTGGACGGGGACGTGGCCGAGATCGGCGGGCTGCGGTTCGGGTTCGTCGGCGGCGCGCTGCTGCTGCCCGGCACCCGGCTGCCGGAGAAGGCGCCCTGGCTGCCGTACCTGCGCTCCGCCGAGGACTACACCGAGGCGGTCCTGGACCTGCCGCAGGTGGACGTGCTCTGCACGCACGCGCCGCCCGCGCTGGCCGACCTCACCTACGACGTGGTGGCCCGGCGCGCGGAACTGGGCTCTGAGGGAATCCTCACGTTCATCGAGCGGCACCAGCCCCGCTGGTCGGTGTTCGGCCACGTGCACCAGCCGCTGGCCCAGCGCATGCGCGTGGGCCGCACGGAATGTGTCAACGTGGGGCATTTCCAGCGGCGGGAGCGGGCCTACGCACTGCGGTGGTGA
- a CDS encoding SRPBCC family protein — MADQSTQSIVIASSPEDIMAVIADFASYPEWADQFKTVEVLDTDDDGRPSQVKFNVDAGVFKDEYTLAYTYGADGLSLGWDLVKGQMQKAQRGLYELSAEGGGTKVTYSLTVELAIPMIGLFKRKAEKMIMDIALKNLKRRVETAG; from the coding sequence ATGGCCGACCAGTCCACCCAGTCCATCGTCATCGCCTCCTCGCCCGAGGACATCATGGCGGTGATCGCCGACTTCGCCAGCTACCCGGAGTGGGCTGACCAGTTCAAGACGGTCGAGGTGCTGGACACCGACGACGACGGTCGGCCGAGCCAGGTGAAGTTCAACGTGGACGCCGGTGTGTTCAAGGACGAGTACACCCTCGCCTACACCTACGGCGCCGATGGCCTCTCCCTCGGCTGGGACCTGGTCAAGGGCCAGATGCAGAAGGCCCAGCGCGGCCTGTACGAGCTGTCCGCCGAGGGCGGCGGCACCAAGGTCACCTACTCGCTCACCGTCGAGCTGGCCATCCCGATGATCGGGCTGTTCAAGCGGAAGGCGGAGAAAATGATCATGGATATCGCGCTGAAGAACCTCAAGCGCCGGGTCGAGACCGCGGGCTGA
- a CDS encoding ArsA family ATPase — protein MRVLLFTGKGGVGKTTLAAATAARLAAGGHKALVVSTDPAHSLADALGVPLTSAPSEVEGTAGLHAAQIDARGLVDGAWQELRGHLHTVLAGAGVEELDAEELTVLPGVEELLALAEVERAARLGPWETVVVDCGPTAETLRLLALPEAFASYLERLFPTHRRVVRGLLAGVAGSATVEKWDSAAEALGRLAIRLEALRDLLASPEHTSVRLVLTPERVVAAETRRTLTALALQGIRVDGLVANRVLPDFGAAGKGPAAQWLRTRRTEQETVLAELREAAELPVRTVEHRAEEPVGVRALLELAEELYGEGDPLAGAQRPPLVSVTGTGRGLDARYELHLGLPLLAESGVDLARVDDDLVVTVDGRRKLVALPAVLRRCEVTGAAAGAEGLTVRFRPDPRLWMR, from the coding sequence GTGCGTGTCCTGCTGTTCACCGGTAAGGGCGGGGTGGGCAAGACGACCCTCGCCGCCGCGACGGCCGCCCGCCTCGCGGCAGGCGGCCACAAGGCGCTGGTCGTCTCCACCGACCCGGCGCACTCCCTGGCCGATGCCCTCGGCGTGCCGCTGACCTCCGCCCCGAGCGAGGTCGAGGGCACCGCCGGGCTGCACGCGGCCCAGATCGACGCGCGCGGACTGGTCGACGGCGCGTGGCAGGAGCTGCGCGGCCACCTGCACACCGTGCTCGCGGGCGCGGGCGTGGAGGAGCTGGACGCCGAGGAGCTCACCGTGCTGCCCGGCGTGGAGGAGCTGCTCGCGCTGGCCGAGGTCGAGCGCGCCGCCCGGCTCGGGCCGTGGGAGACCGTGGTCGTGGACTGCGGGCCCACCGCCGAGACGCTGCGCCTGCTCGCGCTGCCCGAGGCCTTCGCCAGCTACCTGGAACGCCTCTTCCCCACCCACCGGCGGGTGGTGCGCGGCCTGCTCGCGGGCGTCGCGGGCAGCGCCACGGTGGAGAAGTGGGACTCCGCCGCCGAGGCGCTGGGCCGCCTGGCCATCCGGCTGGAGGCGCTGCGCGACCTGCTGGCCAGCCCCGAGCACACCAGCGTGCGGCTGGTGCTGACCCCCGAGCGCGTGGTGGCCGCCGAGACCCGGCGCACGCTGACCGCGCTGGCCCTGCAGGGCATCCGGGTCGACGGCCTGGTCGCCAACCGCGTGCTGCCCGACTTCGGCGCGGCGGGCAAGGGCCCGGCGGCCCAGTGGCTGCGCACCCGTCGCACCGAGCAGGAGACCGTGCTCGCCGAACTGCGGGAGGCCGCCGAGCTGCCCGTGCGCACCGTGGAGCACCGCGCCGAGGAACCGGTCGGGGTGCGCGCGCTGCTGGAACTGGCCGAGGAGCTGTACGGCGAGGGCGACCCCCTGGCCGGTGCGCAGCGGCCGCCGCTGGTCTCGGTCACCGGCACCGGCCGGGGCCTGGACGCGCGGTACGAGCTGCACCTGGGACTGCCGCTGCTGGCCGAGTCCGGCGTGGACCTGGCCCGCGTCGACGACGACCTCGTGGTCACCGTCGACGGGCGCCGCAAGCTGGTCGCCCTGCCCGCCGTGCTGCGGCGGTGCGAGGTCACCGGCGCGGCCGCGGGCGCGGAGGGGCTCACCGTGCGGTTCCGCCCCGATCCCCGGCTCTGGATGCGGTGA
- a CDS encoding ROK family glucokinase, with protein MLTVGIDVGGTTVRAGVVDNHGSVLDTARTATPSGQEALEDAIARVAEQLTQRHDVSAVGLAVAGFVTEDRRGVRFAPHLAWRQAPVADHMSRRLRLPVVLEHDANAAAMAEYRFGASRGARVSVMVALGTGIGGALLVDGEVFRGAHGVAPELGHLRVVPDGRPCPCGKRGCWERYCSGTALAATTVELLASEPGLSTVLAREPVRDGRTITGRAVGGAAREGDPLALRAFAELAKWLGEGLALVADVYDPEVVVIGGGVSESAPLFLDDAREHYARQVTGAGHRPLARIRPAQLGDDAGIVGAAALAADLVARV; from the coding sequence GTGCTGACTGTCGGCATCGACGTCGGCGGGACCACGGTGCGGGCAGGGGTCGTCGACAACCACGGCTCCGTGCTGGACACCGCCCGTACCGCCACGCCCAGCGGCCAGGAGGCCCTGGAGGACGCCATCGCGCGGGTGGCCGAGCAGCTGACGCAGCGGCACGACGTGTCCGCGGTCGGCCTCGCGGTGGCGGGCTTCGTCACCGAGGACCGCCGGGGCGTGCGCTTCGCCCCGCACCTGGCCTGGCGGCAGGCCCCGGTGGCCGACCACATGTCCCGGCGGCTGCGGCTGCCCGTGGTGCTGGAACACGACGCGAACGCCGCGGCCATGGCCGAGTACCGCTTCGGCGCCTCCCGGGGCGCGCGGGTGTCGGTCATGGTGGCGCTGGGCACCGGCATCGGCGGCGCCCTGCTGGTCGACGGCGAGGTCTTCCGGGGCGCCCACGGCGTGGCCCCGGAGCTGGGCCACCTGCGGGTGGTCCCGGACGGCCGCCCCTGCCCGTGCGGCAAGCGCGGCTGCTGGGAGCGCTACTGCTCCGGCACGGCCCTGGCGGCGACCACGGTCGAGCTGCTGGCCTCGGAACCGGGCCTGTCCACGGTCCTGGCCCGCGAACCGGTCCGGGACGGCCGCACGATCACCGGCCGGGCGGTCGGCGGCGCGGCCCGCGAGGGCGACCCGCTGGCGCTGCGCGCCTTCGCCGAGCTGGCCAAGTGGCTGGGCGAGGGCCTGGCCCTGGTCGCGGACGTCTACGACCCGGAGGTCGTGGTCATCGGCGGCGGCGTCTCGGAGTCGGCGCCGCTGTTCCTGGACGACGCCCGGGAGCACTACGCGCGCCAGGTGACCGGAGCCGGTCACCGGCCGCTGGCACGGATCCGTCCGGCGCAGCTGGGCGACGACGCGGGCATCGTGGGCGCGGCGGCCCTGGCGGCGGACCTGGTGGCCCGGGTCTAG
- a CDS encoding lysophospholipid acyltransferase family protein yields the protein MLWWVMKWVLLGPILRLFFRPSIQGLENIPESGGAILASNHLAVADSFFLPLMVPRRVTFLAKREYFTGKGIKGRFKRAFFGGLGQVPIDRSSAAAAQAALDTGVRLLKEGKLLGIYPEGTRSPDGRLYKGKTGMARMALEAGVPVVPVIMVGTDKANPIGSKMWRPYKIRIIVGKPLDFSRYEGLGGDRFIERSITDEVMYALMEMSGQEYVDVYAAKVKDAPASPKVPSGKAA from the coding sequence GTGTTGTGGTGGGTGATGAAGTGGGTCCTGCTCGGGCCGATCTTGCGGTTGTTCTTCCGTCCTTCGATCCAGGGCCTTGAAAACATCCCTGAGTCCGGTGGGGCCATCCTGGCCAGCAACCACCTGGCGGTCGCGGACTCCTTCTTCCTTCCGCTGATGGTGCCGCGCCGGGTGACGTTCCTGGCCAAGCGCGAGTACTTCACCGGCAAGGGGATCAAGGGCCGCTTCAAGCGCGCGTTCTTCGGCGGGCTGGGCCAGGTGCCCATCGACCGCTCGAGCGCGGCCGCGGCCCAGGCGGCGCTGGACACCGGCGTGCGGCTGCTCAAGGAGGGCAAGCTCCTGGGCATCTACCCGGAGGGCACGCGCTCCCCGGACGGCCGCCTGTACAAGGGCAAGACCGGCATGGCGCGGATGGCGCTGGAGGCCGGGGTGCCCGTGGTCCCGGTGATCATGGTCGGCACGGACAAGGCCAACCCCATCGGGTCCAAGATGTGGCGGCCGTACAAGATCCGCATCATCGTCGGCAAGCCCCTGGACTTCTCCCGCTACGAGGGCCTGGGCGGCGACCGCTTCATCGAGCGGTCGATTACCGACGAGGTCATGTACGCGCTGATGGAGATGTCCGGCCAGGAGTACGTCGACGTCTACGCGGCCAAGGTCAAGGACGCCCCGGCGAGCCCGAAGGTGCCCAGCGGCAAGGCCGCCTGA
- a CDS encoding polyadenylate-specific 3'-exoribonuclease AS has product MRFFYDCEFIEDGVTIDLVSIGVVGEDGREYYAVSTEFDPERAGPWVRQNVLDKLPPPSDPHWRSRNQIRRELLDFVTESDRQPELWAWFAAYDHVALAQLWGAMPALPPELPRFTRDLRQRWEDLGKPRLPAPPPDAHDALADARHNYSRWQVMEQTRQRKGFAVR; this is encoded by the coding sequence GTGCGGTTCTTCTACGACTGTGAGTTCATCGAGGACGGTGTGACCATCGACCTCGTCTCCATCGGGGTGGTCGGTGAGGACGGGCGGGAGTACTACGCCGTCTCCACCGAGTTCGACCCCGAGCGAGCCGGGCCCTGGGTGCGCCAGAACGTGCTCGACAAGCTCCCGCCGCCCTCCGACCCGCACTGGCGCAGCCGCAACCAGATCCGCCGCGAGCTGCTGGACTTCGTCACCGAGTCCGACCGGCAGCCGGAGCTGTGGGCCTGGTTCGCCGCCTACGACCACGTCGCGCTGGCCCAGCTGTGGGGCGCGATGCCCGCGCTGCCGCCCGAGCTGCCCCGGTTCACCCGCGACCTGAGGCAGCGCTGGGAGGACCTGGGCAAGCCCCGCCTGCCCGCACCGCCGCCGGACGCGCACGACGCGTTGGCGGATGCCCGCCACAACTACTCGCGCTGGCAGGTCATGGAGCAGACCAGGCAGCGCAAGGGTTTCGCGGTCCGCTGA
- a CDS encoding 6-phosphofructokinase, producing MRIGVLTGGGDCPGLNAVIRAVVRKGVEVYGHEFVGFRNGWKGPIEGQTKPLGLDQVEDILTRGGTILGSSRTNPYKVEGGVEAIRKNLAELGVDALVAIGGEDTLGVAKKLTDDGIGVVGVPKTIDNDLGATDYTFGFDTAVHIATEAIDRLRTTAESHHRALVVEVMGRHAGWIALHSGLAGGANVILVPEKKFSVDKVVEWVQRRFEREYAPIIVVAEGAMPEDGGEVLLTGEKDAFGHVRLGGIGTWLADEIASRTGKESRAVVLGHTQRGGTPTAYDRVLATRFGLHAIDAVHERDFGVMTALKGTDIVRVKLAEATAELKTVPMDRYAEAEVFFG from the coding sequence ATGCGCATTGGTGTGCTCACGGGCGGCGGCGACTGCCCGGGGCTGAACGCGGTTATCCGGGCGGTTGTCCGCAAGGGCGTCGAGGTCTACGGCCACGAGTTCGTCGGGTTCCGCAACGGCTGGAAGGGTCCGATCGAGGGCCAGACCAAGCCGCTGGGACTGGACCAGGTCGAGGACATCCTGACTCGCGGCGGCACGATCCTCGGCTCCTCCCGCACCAACCCGTACAAGGTCGAGGGCGGCGTCGAGGCCATCCGCAAGAACCTGGCCGAGCTGGGCGTGGACGCCCTGGTCGCCATCGGTGGCGAGGACACGCTCGGCGTGGCCAAGAAGCTGACCGACGACGGCATCGGCGTGGTGGGTGTGCCGAAGACGATCGACAACGACCTCGGCGCCACCGACTACACCTTCGGCTTCGACACGGCGGTGCACATCGCCACCGAGGCCATCGACCGCCTGCGCACGACGGCCGAGTCCCACCACCGGGCCCTGGTCGTCGAGGTGATGGGCAGGCACGCGGGCTGGATCGCCCTGCACTCGGGCCTGGCGGGTGGCGCCAACGTCATCCTGGTCCCGGAGAAGAAGTTCAGCGTGGACAAGGTCGTCGAGTGGGTGCAGCGCCGCTTCGAGCGCGAGTACGCACCGATCATCGTGGTCGCCGAGGGCGCCATGCCCGAGGACGGCGGCGAGGTCCTGCTCACCGGTGAGAAGGACGCGTTCGGCCACGTCCGCCTGGGCGGCATCGGCACCTGGCTGGCCGACGAGATCGCCAGCCGCACCGGCAAGGAGTCCCGCGCCGTGGTCCTGGGCCACACCCAGCGCGGCGGCACCCCGACCGCCTACGACCGCGTCCTGGCCACCCGGTTCGGCCTGCACGCGATCGACGCGGTGCACGAGCGCGACTTCGGTGTGATGACGGCGCTCAAGGGCACCGACATCGTGCGGGTCAAGCTGGCCGAGGCCACCGCCGAGCTGAAGACCGTCCCGATGGACCGATACGCCGAGGCAGAGGTCTTCTTCGGCTGA